CCCCATTGTGGTGTAAGATCCACCTGGGCAACACTGTACCTCCTTATTTCCTATAAGCTGCATgttaaaatatttaacatttcCAAACCTTAATTTTCTCATGTAAAAAGTGGTGAGAACATCTCCCATCTCTTACGAGTCTCTAAAGATAGAATGAGATAATGCACCTAAAACTTGGAGTGCTGGGTCTAGCAAAATAAATATcatcagaatgtttttttaaattaagtagCCAAAGGATTCCTCTATGCCAGGGACCATTCTAAAGCAATTAGTCCCTTTAACCTCCGTAACAACCCTAGGAGGTAGATCCTATCACTACCTCCACTTTGCAGTTATGGAAGGTGAGGGTTAGAAGagttaggtaacttgcccaaggtggcGATAACCGATAACCGAGCCAAGGCCAACTCCACCTCTTGAGGGGCATCCACCACCTAGCTGTGCCCCGCACGCCTGGCCTCCTAGCTGCTGCCTCCTTCTTTCTATGGGGATGCTCCTTATTTTGAAAGGCAGTAATCGATGGCCACTCCATGTTTCACATGAATTGTTTCGCCTGCTGGGGAGGGGGCACTTTTACCTTGCAAAGCTTCTACAGACCTGTGTGAATACACTGTTCTTGTAACAAACTATTACTGTGAGGGCGCGGTGTTCCCTAGCTGGCTGTTAAGTAGGAGGAAGAACAAGCTCACCCACTCCCAGGCAGCAAAATTTTTTATCTTCCTCACCCATTAAATGGACTGAAGGCAAAATCCAAGGAAGTTTAACGCACTGAAAGCCATTCCTGCTGGTCCTTGGCCTCCACCCCGTCTCCTCGACGCCCCCCGGGACCTTACAGAAGGCGCTCTCTTCTCATCGTCCCAGGCCCAGCAGCTTATCCTGGCACCGGGAGGCTTCTCCAGCCCTTCGAGAGCTGCCGACCCGCATCCCGATGCGCTCCCTCCGGTGGCCCGACTGGTGCAGAGCCGTGACCGGCGGTGGCGGAAGAAAGCCGGAAGCTTCCGCACTGCGCTCTTTAGGCGAGGGTGGCCTAGCTGGTGGACGCGGCGGGCGGCCCTGGGCACCTCACACGCCCGGCGAGAAGCAGGGCGGGCTCCGcgttggggtctccatgagcccaGGTGCGCAGCTCGGAGCAGCCCGCAGGAAGGACAGGGGCTGGTGGTCGTCGTCAGGGCTGCGGGACAGAAACGCTGGCCCCAGGACGTTGGCACCAGAACGAGTGTGGAAGATCCAGGACAGCGTCAATGACGGACATGGCCGCCGCCTTAGGTCTGGGGTTTCGCGGAAGCAGGGCCGGGCGAGCTGCGTGGAGTGGGCTCCGAGGAGGCCCCGGTGTTGCGAGGCTTCCCCAGCTCCCGgcgggaagaaaggaaggagtccTTTTCTCCTCTTTGGCCCAGCATCTCCACTCCCCACCCCTTCCTGGAGACCCTCGGCGAAATTTACTTTTAAAGCAGGCCGTGCGTCCTGTGCCTGATTCGTACTCAGAGTTTCACTTTTTTTGGACAGGTCAGAGCtgcccatttttttgtttttttaaagctacaGCCTACACAAATCTTTTTTCTGGGCCTCAGACTGAtggttggggggaggggagggtagaaataCAGAATGTGGCCCGTCTACATCGCCATCACTTTATTATATTGTCACCGTTAACTTAACTATAAATACTACGGTGGGGAGCGAGGCGCCAGCCGGCCTCGGCCTGCGGGGCTGCGACCCCCAGCACCGCCCGGGCCCCAGGCGCCGACCCTCGCGGTCTGTACACTATTTACAGCTCCCGGTTTCTCTCTCTCAATCCCCTCCCCGCAAGGCAGCGCGTGTGCAAGAAAGTAGCATCGTCCGTCTGTGCAAGTCCTTCGAGTTAGCCAAGTGCCACGGCCGGCCCGCGGCCGTCAGCTGTCCGAGTCCAAATCGCTTTTaccttcctcttccctcttcgCGGGCGACGCCTTGGACGACGCCTTGTTCCACTTCTCGGCGTTTTCCGACTCCGACGACGACGACCTTTTCTGCCGCCTCCATTTGGCGCGGCGGTTCTTAAACCAGACCTGTTGCGCAACGGAGAACAAaacaagtcagaatcaaattcGCGCGTCCCCACGGCCTGGCCACGGGGAGCTCCGCGTGGCCGCAGGACGGCCTGCCGTGGACTGAGAACTGGGGACCCCCCTGCCAAAAAAAGGAGGAGAGACACTCGCTCTCGCTTCCGCATTTCCATCCAACTTCCTGGGCCTAAAGCGCGCTGCCGGCCGCATCCGGGCCGCCACTGGGATGATTTTTAAAGCGCAGGGAGACCCAAGAAGAGCCGGGCAGAGCCGGCTCAGGCCCCGTTCCGCGGGAAGGGACGTTCGGGTGCCTACCTCCACCTTCTCCTCGCGGAGGTGCACCTTCCGGGCCAGCTGCTCGCGCGTGCCCACGTCCGGGTACTTGGTCTCCTGGAAGAGATTCTCCAGCGCTTCGAGCTGCTCGTCGGTGAAGATGGTGCGGTGTCGCCGCTTCCGCCGGCAGTGCAGCTGATTGAGAAGTTGCAGCTCCGTGCGCGACAGCGTGCCCACGTTCATGTAGGGCAGCATCTGGTGCGGCACCGGTGACACCAGCACCGAGGCGGGGCCCTCGTAGCCTGAGACAGAGTGGGGCGCACGGTCAGCCAAGCCCGGGGACGCGCTGGCCCGGGCCTCCCTCGTCCCTGCCCGCCTGCCCCAGACCCGTTCCAACTTAAAAATCGTCTGCAAGTGTATACTGGGAATTGGGGGTGCAGGGGAATTGGGGAAGCGTGGTATAGCGTCCACTCGCACGCCCCCAAAGCCAGTTCTGGAATCCTAAAAGCATGCAAGCACTGAGCTGCAGTTTCGCCAACTCTCGCCTAAAGTTTGCAACAAAAAGCATGCAAACTCCCGATCCCGACAAAAATGAAGGGGGGGTGGAGATCTGCAAGGGGACAAAAATTTGCGCaaaaacgcaaaaaaaaaaaaaaacagcgctGCCGCCTCCCACGCCCAGGGGCCGAGTCCCGCGGCGGGCAGCGCCGCCGGGCACGATTCGGACCCTACCTGGGGGCGTCGGGACGCAGGAGCATTGCTGGGCGCCCAGCGGCGCCACAGCCCCGCAGCAGGCCGGGCCCACGGGAGCCGCCTGCACGTGCAGTTGCCCGTAGAAGTAGTTGTTGTAGCCCAGGCGGGAGCCGCCGACCGCGGCCGAGAGGCCCGCGCCGCCGGGGGCCACGGGGCGCGGGTAGAAGGCGCCATAGTCCGGGGAGGCGCCGCCGCCCGCGCCGTAGAGCGAGTCCCCGTGCAGGGCCGGGAAGACGACGGGCGCCGCGGCGCTGGGCGCCACCGGCAGCACCGAGTCTTTGCAGCGCGGCCGAGCGGCCAGGATGTTGTCGATGCTGAACATGCTGGCGGGCATCCCCGAGCCCCGCGCCGGGACCGGGGGCGGCGGGGACGCGCCGAAGAAAGAGCCTCCAAGTGTGCGTGTGGGGGGGGAGCCCCGCTCCTCCCGCCGGCGACCAAAGCGAAAGAGACGCGGCCGGCGAGCGCGCAGCCCgcgcccctccccgccccctgcGTCCGCGCGCCTCCTCCGCCCGCCCCGCGCCGCCGCGCGCCCAGTTCAACCCGCGGGAGGACGGCGCTGAGCCCGCTCAACCTCCTGTTGGTTTTATACCGAGTCGACGTCATCCTGGATTTAGTTCCCGGTAATAGGCAGATGACAAACAGAACCCGatttggcccttttttttttcctttgggtgGGGGGGAtttagggagggaggaggggagaggtgCCAAAGGGGAGGGGGTTATCGGGCCTGAAAAGAGATTGTGGATTGCGAATTAATGAAATTAACCTAATTTTTTCCATGCCGCGGCCCCGCCGCCTGCCGGCCGGCGGAGCTGGGCGGGCGGCCTAATTGCCCCGGTTAATCTCATTAATTCCATTGTAGGGCCGCAGTTAACAACTCCCTCCGCCCGGCCTCTCCGCCCCCACCCTTTTTTCTCGGATTGGGTCCTATTATTGGGTGCGATTTCCTCTGCCCCGTAGCTCAAATTCGTTGTGGCCCATTTTACTTTGGGGctactttttttccttctttaggaACTTGTTTTAGAAGATGTGAGAGGCTTGCATCGCCCTTCAACGGGATTGAAAATTACGCTCCTCCGCCGACCTCTCCATACACCCACCTTCATTTTGTTTAATCTGAGTTTATCTCCCGGATGGAACTGGTTACCCCCCACCCCGAAAACTTTTATTTTTGCAAAGACCGGCATTTTGAAACGCAAAAACGATGAAGAGGTACATTGCGTTTCTCAAAACCCCCAAAGTTTTATTTTCCTCAGTCCCTTTGGGTCTGAAAACTACCAGCGCAGCCCCCTAGGCCCTTACACACCGGAGACCAAGTTCCACCACCAGTTAAAATCCACCACCGAGAATACACTCTGAAGCAATACTTCTAGCTGATCCCCGCCTAGGAGTCGGTAGATTTTGTGTTCTTTCCCGCTTTCAGTTTTTGAAATGGGGtatcttctccctcctcttctctgcgcgccccttccccccccacccccgccccagatGTGGCCTTTGAGGCTTCCTTATCCCCTTCCTCAACAACTGAGTTGCATTTTTTCCTTGCGACTGGCCTGTTTCTGGATAGGGCAGACCTAGCCGTGCGCGGGCTGCCCTTCCGCCTGGCAGGCCCCGGCGTGGGCTCCCTGGGCCCCAGCGGCCTGCACCAAGCCCGGCTCTGCTCGCGGCAGGCGGCCGCGGTGATTTGCGGGAACCTCGGAGCGGCACGGCCAGGCCACCGGAGCCGCGGGAGGCGCAGCCAGCCGCCAAGGCGCGCAGGAGGCCGAATGCCCTGCGAGAAGGTAGGCGGCGGTGCGCGCGGAACGAAAGCAGCCCCCGGGACCCCGTGGGCCGGGCGCAGGGCCACGGCCAGGAGAGCCGTCCTTCCCCGGTCCTTCGCGCAGCCCACTCGGGCCGCTCCAGGGGAAGGGGGCAGAGCCGTGTCCAGGCGAGATCGCCGAGGGCCGGGGTGGGGAACACCTCGGGCTTCCCGAGGAAGGCCGCATTTAACGCCACACGGTGTTCGCGATTTCTCTCTCGCTAATTAACCAGGGGTCCCTGCAGCGTTGTCTGAAGTCGCCGCAGTAGGACTAAGTAAGTGGGCTGCCCTCCCCGGCGCTGGGGCAAAGGGGAAAGGGCACGTGTTGATTGCGGTTGCCGGGTCAGAGGGGCCCTGGCGTGCAGGCTTAGTCCTGTTGGGGCGCAGCCCTCCGGCGGCGCGCGGGAGCCGTGGGGCAAAGCCAGGCGGTGGCGCTTCTGCTCGGAGGCCCCCCCGCGTGCACCTCTGCGGCCTCACGCCCACCAGCTTGTGGCCTGAGAGTCTTGATTCTTCCAGTGCTGCGCAGActaagaggtgggggtggggtagcGATGCAGGCACGGCGGAGACGGGTCTCAGTTTGGGTAGGCTGAGTTTTCACAGTAGAAACCACTCCGGGAGAGGAGAGTGTGAGGTCAGGTCTGGGGTTAGAAGTGGCGTGCCTTCTAACTGGGGATGGAGGCATTTTTCCGTTCTCAGAGACTTAAAAATCACGTAGTTCTCGGGGCATACACTCCCCGCCAACCTTTCCCAGGTGTAATTTGATGGAAGCCAACTAGATGCTGCGACTTCGGCTGGTATTCTGGCGGCGTTTGAGCTGGTGGCTGGGCGCTTGCGGCGGGGCGCCCGAGAGTGGATGGGTTCAGACCTGCGCCTGAGCGCAGCAGGCTGCCGGAGCCGATTCCGCGTCCGTTTCAGCCAAGGTGCTCAGACCAGGACGGCGCCCAGACTTAAAAAATGCCTCCAAGTTTTTTAAAGCATACGACAACTTTCCTCCACACACCCCATGCCTCCTTTCGCTTGGCACATTGTTCCTTTTGAATCATCAGAGTTAGCCACCTGCTAAACGGCTCCCCCTGGTTTTCTGCACCTTTCCACTGGGCTATCcgacccccttttttttttttatccgacCCCTAGGTGGAAGAACACTTGACAGGGAGTATCAGAGTTCGAGACAGAACGTCTCCACCTTGCCAAGTAgtccccctctctgggcctcacatTTATTGTGTCCCTTACAACCCTACATTTAATGAGGCTGCGTAGGTTGGGAGTGGACTTGGCATTTCCTAGTTGTTTTCATTGAGACAAAGGAGTGTGCTATCCCCACCTTCACCCCGCATCCGAGACTGGGGTCTCTTCATCAGCTGGTCCAAAAAAGGACAAGAGGTCGCCAGCTCTGTCGACCCGCAGAGGGAACTTGCTGGGGGAGAGGTCACCCTACTCCAGGCACTCAGCATGCTCTCAGGGGTCTtcagcctcccccaccccccgcttGGAGGAACCTCCCCCTCCAGGTCGACCTTCCAGTTGCGGTCGTCCCGTTTTGCCCTCGGGGAGGCAGGCCTAGGGGCAGGCCGGCAGGCGCCTCGTCCACAGCCCCAAACCTACAAGTGTCCTGCCCGCGCTCGACAATCAGCTGCCCTGCGTCGCCAGGCGCAAGTGGAATAACAAATACTACGCACGCAAATTGCCCGCCTCGTGTTGCTAAGCGATTGTTTGTCGCGCCGCACGCACTGCTCAGCATGGGAGGCCCGCGCGCTTCCAGAGCCGGCCGGCGAGCGCTTAGGTCGGAAATGCTGTAAACACGCCGCTGATTTTCCCTATTATCACCCAAACACGATTTCCCACAAAGCAATCACCACGCCGGAGTCTATGAAAATGTGTTTGTGACGGAGTCCGTCGCCCCGGTAATAGCCCTCATTTTTAGGATATTAAAGACTAGATGAGTGGATTGCACAGACATGAGATGTGTTTGCTATCCGGCATCCTTCGAGGCGCTTCGGCGCCGCGGTCCTGGCGCGGTTGATTCGGAGAGCGTAGATTAAATTGCTTCTATGATTTAAAATCGAGTGTCCAAGTTTGGAAGTGTGTGTCTTGGTATTTCCTCCCGCCCCAAGATATTTTCATCGTGGAGAAGACTGTCGCCCCACTATCCGTCCCTCATTCTTctggctgttaaaaaaaaaaaaaaaagtgtatgtcCAGACCCAACTTCTTACGGGTTCGTTTCGGGAactttcttttcttaattttctcagcctcctgccGGGCCAGCTAGCAGAATTCATGATCGGATACGTCTAAGGAAGGTTTTTGTCGTGCCATGTGCAACAAGCTGGTGTGTTCCTTTCAAGGGTGCGGGGCCCATGTCGCAGGGCGCGTGAGCCGCCGGGTCAGGGGAGCGAGGCACGGTGCGCGATCCCCGCAGTAGCCGGAACGCAGCGGGGAGACCCCAGCACCGTCTTCACAGAGCTAATCGGCTTTATTGTTTGCCTTTGGGCTtaaatttatgtgtatatatatccaGTGTCTCCAAACTAGGGCTTAAGACCTCCTCCACGGCCCTGCGGCTCCTTGGAGGACATCTCCGGCAGCCGCAGATTTTCCGTGTGAGGTTGGGTCGGCCGAATGGACCAAGAGGTGCAAACACCGTTCACTAATAGGCAGCGCGCCCAAGGGCTGGATCTCCCGCATTCAGCGGGACGTAGGGACGCTTTCTGGTTGATTTTTGCTAGAAGTTTCGCAGCATACCAAATAAAAGCACCCGAGTCCCCGAGGACGAAATAATCAACGTGTTAGCAAAGCTCACCAAAAtagaggaggggtgggggggcgggggaggtgtCGAAAAATGACGAGTTCCCAAGGCCTAATAGCTCAGGTCTTCCAGGATCGCAGGACTCTGGTTACGCCGGGCTATTTACCAAAGTTTGTTTCAAAGTGAGTGCACCGTTGCGTTTGCAAATCACAGAATGCAAATGACGATAATTTGTTCTCGGAGGAACTTTCTCTTGAAATGATTAGCAAAGTCAGTCATTTGAAAACGAGCGCGAGTGCACAGCCGGTTCCCGAAGCCCCTCGCTAACCGGTATCAGCTTCTAAAGTTTTCATTCATGTAAACCTCATTAATGAAGATCTTTTATTTAAACGTCAAGGGGATTTGAAATTTAGAGTAAATTATGAAGCTTGTATGTCTAGCCAAGTCATGGGTCAAATGCATTTGTGAAAAACTGCTAAAAGAGCATATGGTTTTGAATTTTTCTACAATGACTAGTGTTTAAATAAATTGCTTGTA
The window above is part of the Loxodonta africana isolate mLoxAfr1 chromosome 10, mLoxAfr1.hap2, whole genome shotgun sequence genome. Proteins encoded here:
- the GSC gene encoding homeobox protein goosecoid — its product is MPASMFSIDNILAARPRCKDSVLPVAPSAAAPVVFPALHGDSLYGAGGGASPDYGAFYPRPVAPGGAGLSAAVGGSRLGYNNYFYGQLHVQAAPVGPACCGAVAPLGAQQCSCVPTPPGYEGPASVLVSPVPHQMLPYMNVGTLSRTELQLLNQLHCRRKRRHRTIFTDEQLEALENLFQETKYPDVGTREQLARKVHLREEKVEVWFKNRRAKWRRQKRSSSSESENAEKWNKASSKASPAKREEEGKSDLDSDS